ATAATAAATATAAATACATTCCGATAAGTGATCCATTAACACGCACCATGATTCATGGCAGACGTTTGCGTTGGGAAATTTCATCGGTTGAGTCACTGCCTCTTGATGTAGACTCAAGAATATCTTTTACATTTGCAATTTTGGTTAAAGAGATGTTGCAGACTATGTTTCCTGATTTACATCAGTATCTGCATGTTATCCCAGTCCGTCCTCCTGAATTTGTCGATGATCATGTTGCTGAAAATTTACAGTTGGCAACTCGTGTATCCGCTTTGCCTGAAGTGGAAGACGTAAATAAAGTCGGTGGTAATTTAGGGGTAGGGATTGAAATTTTTGAAGATTCTATTGTTGATATGGGACTCTGCAGAGCTCTTGAAGCCAGTAAGTCTCACCTTTTTGAGCTGATAGAAGATTATCTGTTATGGTATGAGAATATTGAGGATAAATCGGATTGTTTTTTATGGTATGGGCAGGAGTCAGAGCCTGAAGTGTTTAAGCTTAAGGAATTACGTGAAATTATTTCATCGCTTATTGAGACGCGTCATCAAACAATACGTAAACGCCGAGAAGCTTTTGCTCGGAGACCAATTGTAAGTGAGAGTGGTGATTCTAAATGTTGTTTCTGTGCATGTCCTGTTTCACCTGATCTTGTGTGGAAAGAAAAGGATGGCAGGAAATATTGTTATGAGTGCAAGCAGTCTACATGGGTTAGAGATAACGAATCTTACGAACAGCTTCTAGTCGATATTGCAAGTTGGATGTGCCGTCGGTTTAATTTAGATGGCATAATTGATTCTTGCCATGTTCACATCGTTAACCCTATGACTTTGGCAAAGTGTGTAGGAACGTTATATAATCCATGCGTAAAGCTTACTCCGCGAAGTCTTGGCGCGGCTGTTAAAGAAGATAGTGGTGAAATAAAAATTTATATTGAAAACATGATGCCGGAATATATAGCCGTGTCTACAATTGTTCATGAACTAACGCATGTTTGGCAATATAATAAGCTTGGGGATTCATTAAGTGTTGTTCCGTTACCTGTGATTGAAGGTCATGCAACGTGGATGGAGATAGCCTATCTTACTGAGAAAGGTATGGGGCATTCCTATGTGCAGCGACTTGCTGGAGCAGATGATATATATGGCAAAGGGTATCAACTGATTAAGCAAAAGTTAAACGGTCAGTATGGAGATCCGTTCGAGTATATTAGCAATTTAGTTAATGCATAATAGGGTTGTTTGTATTGCAGAAAGGATCCAATTATATGATTGGGTCCTTATTCTTATAGCAAAATAGATAATTGAACTTATACTCGTATATGCTCTTTATAAAACGTCAGAAAGTTTTCAACCAACGGTGTTACCCTGTCTGGACTCCAGACCATTGCTACTTCAAGCGGGGCTGATTCAGTTTCGATTTGTTTTAACACAACTCCTTCAGGCATAATGTGTTCTGAGCCGCAATCAACAAATGTCCATCCCATACCTGCAGCCACAAAAATTGTCTCAGTATGTTTACGCTGGAACTGCATTCCAAGTTTCAGCTTAAGTCCAGCCTCTTTAAATTTTTTTTGCACTTTTTCGACGCGCCTTTGGGAATAAGCTTCTCTGCTGCAAATATATGGAATAGTAGATAAGTCCTGCAGAGTCAGGACCTCTTTTTTTGCAAGGTCATGGCTGGCCGGTATTGCAGCGCATGAAAATGTACGCTGTACAATTACATGTGATAAGTCCTGAATGTCTGTAATATTCAGAGTGAGAAAGCCTACATGGCGCGTGCCATCAATTAAGTTAGTAATCTGTTGCAGGCTTGTCTCATCATGTAGAACTATATCCACTTGCGGAAACTTTTTCATAAAGTCTCCTACAATATCAGGGAAGGCAGAGGATAGAGTCAGATAGACAAAGCTGACATGAAGTTTTCCGGCTGTCCCTTCGCCCATGGCTTGAAGGGTCGTTCGAGCTCGTGAATCGTTTTTCAGTATTTCTTTAGCTTCACCTAGAAAATACTTTCCAGCATCGGTTAATTCCACCTTGCGGTTGTTGCGGTTAAACAGCTGCGTTCCAAGTTCTTCTTCTAATCTTTGAATTTGCCTGCTTAGTGGTGGTTGCTGAATGTGTAACCGCTCAGCAGCCTTACCAAAGTGCAGTTCTTCCGCCACTGCTTCAAAATAACGTAACTGACGCATTCTCATATGATGCCTTTTAGGTATTAATAAGTCTTAAAATGGTATTGGATTTGTATTATTGCCTGCCATACATAAGATCAAACAGCAAGGAGACGTCAAATGAGTTTAAAGATTTCGAAGATTGTTATTATGTGTTTAATATCCAGCATTATTACCTTCAGTATATCATTTTCAGCCCTGGCTGAGGGAAGTGAAGATTCGTCTGGAGTGCTGGTAGCGACTGGGAAAACATATCATTACTTGGCAGAACAGGCCGCAGGTAAAATCTATGTTCTCTACCCAGATGGTGAGCGGCAGCTGCTTGCAGAAGGTTTTGGTGTGATTTCAGGATTGGCTGTTTCCCGTGATAATTCTGTTTATTTAATTTCAAAATCTAAAAAAAGACTTTTCAGAATAGACCGTGACGGCAGCGTTCAAATGGTAAGAAAAATAGAGAATGTTCCACAGGCAATCATTGTGGACCGAGATGGTGCTGTGAAATTTATAACTAAAGATGGAATCGAGCTAGTAGAGGATTAATTGTATGAATTGTTATTTCACAGAGAAGATAAAAAGAAAGCTCCTTACATATATATGTAAGGAGCTTTCTTTTTTAGTGGCGTTCCCAAGGGGATTTGAACCCCTGTCGCCTGCGTGAAAGGCAGGTGTCCTAGGCCAGGCTAGACGATGGGAACGCATCTAAAAATATGCAAATTTTCGTTGTGGCAGGGACACAAGGACTCGAACCTTGATTGACGGAACCAGAATCCGCTGTCCTGCCAATTGAACGATGTCCCTGCAACGAGAAGCCTTTCTATGTGGATTGTTCTATTCTGTCAACTACTTATCACACTGTTTTTGGAGGAATATGAAATTTTGTTAATTTTAGCAATATTAGCTGGTTGGTCATGCTTTAAAATTAGATTCTAAGGGTGTTTTTTTTAATTATTGAAGGAGGTTCTGCTGTTTGCCGTTTAGAACTGTTAAATGGCTTCTGTAGGGGTAGAATTAAAGCGTAGTACTAAAGGATGAACCTGTAAATATGACTTAGGATAATTTATGCAGGCAGATATGTCGGATGTGAGGGCAAATTAGAAAATTTCTATTTATAAAACGAAAAAAGGACTGAATCTTGCGATTCAGTCCTTTTTCAAATTCGTGGCGTCCCCAAGGGGATTTGAACCCCTGTCGCCTGCGTGAAAGGCAGGTGTCCTGGGCCAGGCTAGACGATGGGGACGCATCTAAAATATCGTACCTGCTTCTGCGAGCCTGATCGCGTTGGTGAAGCGGGTTAAGTTGCAGCCAGCTCGACTCTATTGGCTTTAACGAGTCTTCACTGTTTTTGATTGGCGTTCCCAAGGGGATTTGAACCCCTGTCGCCTGCGTGAAAGGCAGGTGTCCTAGGCCAGGCTAGACGATGGGAACGCATTAATCAAAAAAAGTGTTGCTGGCAGGGACACAAGGACTCGAACCTTGATTGACGGAACCAGAATCCGCTGTCCTGCCAATTGAACGATGTCCCTGCAACGAGAAGAGTGTTTATGTGGATTAGCTCTCGCTGTCAATAACAATCTTCAAATATTTTTAAAATAAACTTAAACTGCTCTTGCCATAGCGCGAGTGCGTTTTTTCAGCTTATTGATTTTGCGACGTAAAAGGGAACGGTCCTTGCGTGATTCAATTTTAAGTTTGTCTTCACGCATGGTTTTGATCTGACCCTTAATAGTAATGATTTGATCTTTGTAAGGGGAAACAGAACCTTCTTCTTCAACTATTCCGAGGTATTCTTTAACGTTGGCAATGATAGCCGCTTTGTCCATTCCAGATACTCCAGCAATCAAAGGCATCTTGTTGATACAAAGTTCGCGGAGCTCTTTGGTGGTCATTTTGTCAAGGGGCTTCTTCAGTGCAAGGCTTTCAAAAGTAATGTTTTCTTCGCTCATGATATTCTCCTTAGTGCCGTCTCCGGCTATGAAATCTTATGAATTTTCAAACAGACGGACGTACTTCAGATAACATCTGCCGACCGCCGATTCTGGATCAAATTTGTCTTTCATCCCGCCAATTTTGCCGGGTTTTTTGATCTTAGGCTTTTGGACAGGGATTTTCGCTAATTCGTACCCGTCCAATGGAACCCTGCCGTTTAACAGCTCGAATAGTACTTTGTCAAAGACTTCTTCACCGAAAAAGGAATTAATTCTGAGAAGAATTTCCGGGGCGAAGTAAGAAAGTTCTTGAGCGGCGACAGAATCTTCCGCTGCGAGAATTAAAGTAGTTTTGCGATGACCAAGCGGTTTCGCAAATTCAGCAAGTTCTCCCATAAGGTCCGGCCATGCTTTCCATAGCTTAGGAATCATGAGTTTTTTGTTGCCATCAATAACGGAAACAAATTGACTCATAGCTTCTCCCATAGTGCGCAGATTACGCTGGCGAGGGTGAAACAACCTTTTTGAGGGGCCTGAATATTTTGTCTTTCTAATCATAGTCTAATCTTAAAATCTATGTTCATACATTAAGGATTGTCTATACATTAAATGGCTAGAGCGCAATATCTTCCGTACAGATGAGTATAGCAAATTTTTAACTATATATGATATAAATTATTTAAGCATAGTATTTTCTTTTTAATTGTGCTTGACTCCACCGTGTTCCACGAGTATCTCTTGCAAATATTGTTATATAAAGATGTTGTTATGTTGTACTTTTTGTCGTCTTATGGCGAGGTTATAGATGGAAATATTAAAATTAAGCAAAGCTTTATCAGATGAAAGCAGGATTCGGTTGCTGGCTATGCTTAGAGATAATGAGTTGAATGTGGGGGAGGTCGTTCAGGTTTTAGGAATGTCTCAACCCCGTGTTTCGCGACATCTTAAGATTTTGCATGAAAGCGGTCTGCTTGAATCACGAAGAGAAGGGCTCTGGAACTTTTACCGCCTTGCTCAGTCCGGAACCGGAAAGCGGTTTTCTGATTCTATCAGCTGGCTGATTGAAAATGAAGCTGAAATATTAGCTGATAAACGTCGCGTTGTTGATGTTCTGGCAGAACGCAATATGGAAACGCGCAGATTTTTTGATGAGATTGCTGAAGACTGGGACCATCTTAAGAGGAATGTTTTCGGTGATTTTGATCTTAATGCAAAGCTGCTAAGTTTTATGAAGGACTGTTCGGTCGGCGTTGATCTTGGTTGCGGCAACGGTGCTTTTTTAAGCCATATGCTGAAAAAGTGTAAATCTGTTATAGGTGTTGATAGTTCACATAAAATGCTTGAACTGGCAGTCAGACACCTCGGCGAAAATTCTGATGTTAGCCTTCGGATAGGTGAGCTTACGCATCTGCCCCTGCGGGACTTAGAAGCTGATTTTGCCGTAATTTCAATGGTTTTACATCATTTACCAAATCCTGACAGAGCTGTTTTAGAAGCCGCAAGAGTTCTGACAGTTGGTGGCAGGCTGGTTGTTGCAGATTTTGAAATGCATTCAAATGAAAAAATGCGCACCGAATATGGTGACCGTAGACTGGGGTTTACGGAAGATGAACTCCACGGGTGGATGAATGAGGCCGGACTCGGCATTGTTACAACTCATAACTTCCCTGTGCAGGAAGGTCTTACTGTACTGGTTTACGTTGCAGAAAAACAATAATGGGCGGATAGCCCGTAAAAAACTTGGAGGATATAATGATTAAACTAGATCCTAAAATGGATAACAAAGTAGCTGATATGTCTCTGGCCGATTGGGGTAACAAAGAAATGCAGCTTTCCGAACGTGAAGTACCGGGGCTTATGGCTCTGCGTGAAAAGTATGGTAAAGAAAAACCTCTGAAAGGTCTTAAGATCATGGGCAGCCTGCACATGACAATTCAGACTGCAATGCTTATCGAAACTCTTGCTGAACTCGGCGCTGACTTGCGTTGGGCTTCTTGTAATATTTTTTCTACTCAGGACCATGCAGCAGCAGCTATTGCAGCAAATGGAACTTCTAAAGTATTTGCTTGGAAAGGTGAAAGTCTAGAAGAATTCTGGTGGTGCACTGAACAGGCTTTGACTTGGCCTGACGGTTCCGGTCCTGACCTTATCGTAGACGACGGCGGCGACGCAACACTTATGGTTCATAAAGGTGTTCAGGCTGAGAAAGATCCTTCCATGCTTGAAAAGAAATATGACAACAAAGAGTTTCAGCTTGTTATCAACCGTTTGAAGGCTTCAGTGGCAGAAAATCCAACAAAATGGACTAAAATCGCTGAAAAAATTCAGGGTGTTTCTGAAGAAACAACCACAGGTGTACATCGTTTATATCAGATGCAGACTGCCGGAGAACTTCTTTTCCCTGCAATTAATGTTAACGACTCTGTTACCAAATCAAAATTTGATAATCTTTACGGTTGCCGTGAATCTTTGGCAGACGGAATCAAACGTGCAACTGATATCATGATTGCAGGTAAGATTGTTGTTGTTGTCGGTTACGGTGATGTAGGTAAAGGTTGTGCTCAGTCCATGCGTGGCTTCGGTGCTCGTGTTATTGTTACTGAAGTTGACCCGATTTGTGCTCTTCAGGCAGCAATGGAAGGTTTTGAAGTTACTCCAATGGCTAAAGCTGTTGACCGTGGAGATATCTTTGTAACTTGTACTGGTAACTACCATGTTATCACCGGTGAACATATTACTCAGATGAAAGATGAAGCTATCATTTGTAATATCGGTCACTTTGATAACGAAATCGAGATGGCTTACCTTGAAGATAATCCAAAAATTCAGAAGGTTGAAATCAAACCTCAGGTTGATAAATGGATTCTTGAATCAGGTAAATCTGTAATCGTTTTGGCTGAAGGGCGTCTGGTTAACCTCGGTTGTGCTACAGGTCATCCTAGCTTTGTAATGAGTAACAGCTTCACAAACCAGGTCCTTGCTCAGATCGACCTAGCTCAGAATACTTATGAGCCATGTGTTATGATCCTTTCCAAAAAACTTGACGAAGAAGTTGCTCGTTTGCACCTCGATCGTCTTGGAGTTGAGCTTGAAGTTCTTTCAAAAGAACAGGCTGATTATATCAGCGTTGATGTTGAAGGTCCTTACAAA
This sequence is a window from Desulfovibrio sp. UCD-KL4C. Protein-coding genes within it:
- a CDS encoding LysR family transcriptional regulator; its protein translation is MRQLRYFEAVAEELHFGKAAERLHIQQPPLSRQIQRLEEELGTQLFNRNNRKVELTDAGKYFLGEAKEILKNDSRARTTLQAMGEGTAGKLHVSFVYLTLSSAFPDIVGDFMKKFPQVDIVLHDETSLQQITNLIDGTRHVGFLTLNITDIQDLSHVIVQRTFSCAAIPASHDLAKKEVLTLQDLSTIPYICSREAYSQRRVEKVQKKFKEAGLKLKLGMQFQRKHTETIFVAAGMGWTFVDCGSEHIMPEGVVLKQIETESAPLEVAMVWSPDRVTPLVENFLTFYKEHIRV
- a CDS encoding DUF721 domain-containing protein, translating into MIRKTKYSGPSKRLFHPRQRNLRTMGEAMSQFVSVIDGNKKLMIPKLWKAWPDLMGELAEFAKPLGHRKTTLILAAEDSVAAQELSYFAPEILLRINSFFGEEVFDKVLFELLNGRVPLDGYELAKIPVQKPKIKKPGKIGGMKDKFDPESAVGRCYLKYVRLFENS
- a CDS encoding metalloregulator ArsR/SmtB family transcription factor, which translates into the protein MEILKLSKALSDESRIRLLAMLRDNELNVGEVVQVLGMSQPRVSRHLKILHESGLLESRREGLWNFYRLAQSGTGKRFSDSISWLIENEAEILADKRRVVDVLAERNMETRRFFDEIAEDWDHLKRNVFGDFDLNAKLLSFMKDCSVGVDLGCGNGAFLSHMLKKCKSVIGVDSSHKMLELAVRHLGENSDVSLRIGELTHLPLRDLEADFAVISMVLHHLPNPDRAVLEAARVLTVGGRLVVADFEMHSNEKMRTEYGDRRLGFTEDELHGWMNEAGLGIVTTHNFPVQEGLTVLVYVAEKQ
- the ahcY gene encoding adenosylhomocysteinase, with amino-acid sequence MIKLDPKMDNKVADMSLADWGNKEMQLSEREVPGLMALREKYGKEKPLKGLKIMGSLHMTIQTAMLIETLAELGADLRWASCNIFSTQDHAAAAIAANGTSKVFAWKGESLEEFWWCTEQALTWPDGSGPDLIVDDGGDATLMVHKGVQAEKDPSMLEKKYDNKEFQLVINRLKASVAENPTKWTKIAEKIQGVSEETTTGVHRLYQMQTAGELLFPAINVNDSVTKSKFDNLYGCRESLADGIKRATDIMIAGKIVVVVGYGDVGKGCAQSMRGFGARVIVTEVDPICALQAAMEGFEVTPMAKAVDRGDIFVTCTGNYHVITGEHITQMKDEAIICNIGHFDNEIEMAYLEDNPKIQKVEIKPQVDKWILESGKSVIVLAEGRLVNLGCATGHPSFVMSNSFTNQVLAQIDLAQNTYEPCVMILSKKLDEEVARLHLDRLGVELEVLSKEQADYISVDVEGPYKPNHYRY